The sequence CACCCTCAGATTATGTCTCTGAAGGCGCGGCAACAATAGATTCAGGGCCAGATTACTGGCCAGATCCCGGTTTGCCAGAATAAGGATATTCACAACACAGTATCCCTGATTAAAATGATCAGGCGATACTATAACGCAATAACAGGGTGCAAATCAGATGCCGCGACCCCGTATCAGCCGCACGGCAATGACGATCAGGGCCAGCACCAGCAAAATATGGATAAAACCGCCCATGGTATAGGATGACACCAACCCCAGCGCCCACAGAATAATCAGTACCACAATCACTGTTTCTAACATAGGTTTCTACCTG comes from Lacimicrobium alkaliphilum and encodes:
- a CDS encoding lmo0937 family membrane protein encodes the protein MLETVIVVLIILWALGLVSSYTMGGFIHILLVLALIVIAVRLIRGRGI